The genomic interval TGGCAGTTCCACCGCTGCTGGGGAGGGAAGCTAACGCAGCAAGGTATTAATACTCAGAATCAAGCTGCTGCCTCCTCCGAAGCCGctaaaaaacacacatgattGGTTCAGCCACTGGTCTCCGTTCCTGGTGCAATAGTGCAAAGCGAGTGTTAGACagtgggtgggggggggagtTCTTGGTATATTAAGGTGCTTGTTGCAGTGTGGTCTCGGAGGATTTGGAATCCCGGAGCCAGGCATCCAACCGGCACGCGCCTCAAACCCGTTTCCCCAGGCGGCGCTCCGGGGTCAAGGCTGCTCCCCGCCGCAGGGGGAATAAAGCCCGGATGCTTGTGTGAGCGTCCAGGAGGGAGCCGGCGGCTCGTCTGCCACGCCCAGACGGCCTGCTGGGGGAATTCACCGCTGGCTGCGTCAGTCTCTGGACTGGTAGAACAGGATGTATCCGGACTCGGAGTTCTTGGAGATGTCGGACGTCAGGCCGTAGAACTCCTCGATCGCCTGCGCGTCGATTTTCTGAAAGGGAAGAGCGCAAAGGTCTGAACCGAGACGCATTCGGGACTCTCGGGTTGTTCTCCAGACCTCTGTGACAAAATACCTTTAGCATTGCTGGCTCAAAACTTATTCTACTTTTCCTGCAGCGTGGGGAAAGCTTCAGAACAACAATAAGTGAAAATACTGTCCAAACTTAAAGTTAAGACCACtatgaaagaaattcaagaagttgagcaaaacaaaacatgttcagttcacattttcttttacacaaaattatCTTTAGATAATGAGATCACACTTTGAGCTCCATTCAGAACGAGCATTTTAGGATCtcagtcactttaaatccaaataagctgccaCTTAGTGAAAACGATAAGTTATATATATGtagcaatattattattatttgtataataAGTAATTATAGGCAGGTTTGTGTTCTTGTGTGTGCTCCAGTGGTTAAGCGTTGACATTTCACCCACAATTTCACTTGCGTGTCtttgtgcaatgacaataaaataagtctaaGTATACAACCGTATGGGAACACTTCCTCGTCGTCTGACTGTGGGAGGGtttgttttctcaatttgtCATCATAGCTGCGTCTGCTGCTCTCTGTTCCTGTTCTTTCCTCAGCTGTATTTCTCCTCCATGACAACATGCAGGGGAAAATACCTGACCTACCTGATCAACAGGTAAGGACTGGTGCTCGACCACCATGTCTAAACCTCAGATTTCAGAGTTTGTGTCACAACGATCGCTGCTTTCAGATCAGTGCTAAATGTTTCCTGggaagctttttttgtttttttagccacGATAGGGGAGAAAAACTGTGACATGTCTTGATGGTCCGTTTGTGCTTCTTGGTGGACGAAGAGAAACGTCGTCCAGCAATAAACTTGTACTTACTCATGATAGACACGCAAAAAAATCCTAGCTAGCTCGGCTACCGGTGCATTAGCAGCTCGTTAGCGGGAACTGAAATGAAGACGTTTGTGCGCGACTCAAACTTCTGACGGTAAAATCTCCCTGAATATATGAGATTAAATTGAAGACCCGTGAgcattgtgttttaaatttaagaaatgttaTTGCATATTTGTCCCAAACGTTTGACGATTTCTTCTCAACCTAAAGCTAAAATCTTCGCGAACCCTCTTGACGTCCATGTTGTTGCTCTGTTAATGTTTTACTCTAAAAGCTTCTGGGCTGGTGGTGAGAGAAATGCAGAAGAAGTTTCAGTTGCAGGTGCAAACGCCCCAAACGGCATCAGCTCAGGCTTTCAGGCTCAGTTTAGACTCCCCAGTTCCTGTCAGAATTGAATAaagagaggcaaaaaaaaaagaaaaaaatgcttcaaagcATTTAAATGATAAGTTAGTATTTATGTTCTGCGAGTTCAGCGGGAAAACCCGGCTACCGTTTCCCAACGCCAGGCCCTCAAAGAGATCTTCTCTCTGCACTCGAACTGAACGCTGACGCCTCCCAGGGTTTAAATAAAAACGGACGAACGACGCAGCAAAATGCTTCCTCTAGTTAATTCAGCCAAACTAAACTGAGCACTGAACCGAAGCCGGGCctcaaaatggtttttttttgtttgtttttttacattcgCTGTAACTCATTTACATCAGAACAAGAAACAAAGTTGGTCTTAAAGCCACTCTTGTGGAAACTGCTGCACTTCAAACTTGTTCCTCTTTGGTGGCAATTTGTCGTTGTTTTTGTTACCATCTGATtcactggtttttatttcattttttttttttttttgattcctGCTCTCATTACTTAAAAGTAAGAACACCAGAGGAAAACTTACTCAACTTTCTCTGCTTCTACTGCGTCTCAACCCCACGTCTGAACGGCCTGCTGTGATCCAAACCGAGTTTATGAAAAGGTCATAAACTCAGCTTTTCATACCCGAGACGCATTCGAGATTCTGCAGGAATCTCGGAAGAATCCTGACATTCGTTTTTGAGCATCGGTCAAAACAAACTTCCTTATGCCACCGAAGTTCTGTCCTGGTTCTGTTCTAGGACAGACAAGAAAAGTtggcatcataaaaacaaaacatttgctctaaaaaaaaaaaaaaaaaaagttttaatcccccatcaaatacaaaaactttaaaggcattttatacatttagtatttagtattttaagGGATTTTGAGTGACAGACAAGGGCAAAGCAGTGGATAAACtaaaaggggaaagaaaatgatgGATGGCTAACAAACTATTTCACAAATAGGAAGTAAAACAgttgcttgaaaaaaaaacaacaacaacccctTAGCTGTATTATTCGCCTTCTAGTTCAATAAACTACTACGTGCTGGTTTATTAAACATAATACACTAGTTAAAACTCGCAGATGCGACAAAGATGTAAAAGGTTTTAATAGAAGAAACTGCCTGAAAATGTCTAGAAACGATGGCTgaatgaatttgaattaaattactaagaacatccttaaaaaaaatacaaccagGCAGCCTTGGCTTCTgcttctatttaaaaataagtctGATGGAAGTTCAATTTTCGAAAGAGAAAAATCCGGGTCGACCCGACCAGCAAAGCTCCTCCGCTGCCAACGACTGATGTTTTCATTGGAAAGAGCCCAGAGCTGAAAGTCGACTGAGAAAAAGAGACTGAAAGCAAGGAAAACGGAAAAGAAATCCAAGAACTAAATAAgatctgctttctttttttccctcctggtTCTTActgtttgtagaaaaataaaataaaataaaaatccacctACCCTTTTATTCCTAATCATTgctcaaaattaaacattaacatttattatttcagtcaATATTTACAGCGCAACAAAACACTGGAGTGTCCAGAAAGTTAAGCTCATATTTTAGCAGCTTCCCTTGGTTTCGATCCGATACATTTTATATCCCACTGGAGTTTCCATTCACCCCCCGACTGTAGCTTCTTAGGCTTATTTCTCCCTTAATGAAACAATCTTATGTTAATATTAATGTTATATATTACAGAGGAATGCCTAGGCTTCAATTCTGTTTGGTTTCCTCAGAGCGTCAGTTTTTgctcttaattatttttaacctgTATATACTACTTATTgagttttctcctgttttaaatggtgtcttttgtaaaaaaaataaaaaataataaaataaaataaatccctcTTTTCTGAGAGCGACTTGTGAAGCTGCAGCCAACATTTTACGAAGTCATCTCAGTCCTGGCTGCATGAGAAAGTCTGAAGTGTTTCAAACAAGCAAACCCTGCAAATCTTTGACTAACggcagaaaaacaagcaaaacgcCACAATTATTAATGCTCCAAATGTGTCCTTTCACGTAACGCAACGCATGTCAACATTTTACCACTGAACTAGACGCGCCCTCTCTCACCTCGACGATGTCGTCGTCAAACAGCAGCCAGAAGCCGTGGCTCTTGACGATGGTGATGTAGTGTCCGCGATTGGGACCGCTGCAGCGCAGACAGGAAGGACAGACACCAACAGATGATACATGTCAGACAGATTCAACGTGTGCTTCCGATTCCAGGCGAAAGAGCAAATCCAGTTTAGGACTCTCGAAAATTAGCTGAAGAAAAAGCGGAGACTGGCGTGAAATCCGTGCTAATCGTGGTTAGCACGTCGTTACAAGCTGCAGCAGGCTAACCTGCGGGTCTAAATTAAACCATGAGTCACTATTATATCTTtcttacaaaacattaaattcaagTAAACATTTGAATGTGGATGACAGCAACTTGGCAACTTTTACCCCCTTTGGGGCCGAACAACTgggatttaaaatataaacttcaCAACCAGTCGGtgtctgttaaaatatttggaaagtAAATTTTCTAACTCCTCTTGCCTCTAGTTCTACTACAAATAAATCACTGCAGTAAAAGTAGGAAGACATTGTTCCTATGTTACAGTTCTTATAGAGAAATATGAACAGAATGAATATGGGTATTAGAAGTTAAAAGTGTTTACAGGAACTGGCAAGAAGAACTTGTCACACCGTTCTTATAAAAAAGTATCTTTTGCAAAATAGGCATCAGGTAGCATTTTGTGCCACACTGACTGGGAACAAGCTGTAACGTAGGAAGAGACCAGATaagttaatttctttaaagtctaaaatgttttccttctatttACAGTTTTCATATCCAGTCAGATCTAAGCTCGATGGTTTTGCGTTGCTTCGACTCTATAGATTAGCTATAACATCGAAGACTAGGAATTTACTTATGAAAACCCAGAAAACGCAGCTTCACCGTAATTTGGATCAGTAAAAATGACATTGAAGTTGGCATGTGATTGACAGCATTCGACCGTAAACTTTCaccatttaggaaaataaatcaatttctaCAGCATTTGATCATCCAGTTCAATCTCAACCGGACAATTCTACATTaaccaataaataattaaatataattaataaaagacatttgttttactgtgaaaactttatttgtggCAACACAAACAATGGATTTCTCTTATGTTTGCAGTTTGGGCCGCTACAGACAAGAGTCCTGTTAAAAACCACAATACTTCATGAAGTAATTATTCTAAGCTGATtcctgaatttttaaaatgctgctttaaGATGAGCAACCTTCacttaactttaaaaatttggAAATACGCAGTTTTCATAATCACATAGTTAATATCTTCATGAACGAATGAGTCAACGCAACACCAGGTATATTTCTGATGAGAAAACAACATTATAACACGatataaagcttaaaaaagggttgattttacataataaccTGCCTTCTAATCCTCCGTTTACCTTTAATAAACAGATCTGCATATCTGCAATCATCAAACTCTATCAAACCAGAactacaaaaggaaaaataaaagtctaaaacaaataaaattaatttaggacCTACCTGCCGCAGTGCACGACAACAGCGACCAGGTCGTACATGCGGTCGGGGTTGGTGGCGTCGCCTGACGTGTTGAAAAGGCGGAGCTCCAGCGGGAAGACGACGCGATAGGACAGCTTGGTGTAGCGGTGCAGCTGGTCCATGTACTTAAAGCGCTTGAGGTGGAGGGCGAGGATCATGGGCAGCTTTTTTACCCTCATCCTGGCAGAACAACGCAGCAGcaaacatttgctttgtttgtgagtcgattcattaaaaaaaaagtgttacagTGACGCgcaagttttagattttgaccTGCTAAAACCCCATTTCACTGGAAATAAACatgataaaccaacaaaaagtttgaacaccATTGTGaaacgggggggaaaaaacagatatgaggttttattaaacaaatgacACCAGGAAAGAAGTGGTCCGTTCAGTAGGACAACGATCAAAACATGCAGAGACATGAAATGGATCagatcaaagcatgttcattTGTTAAAATGGTCAATAAAAGTCAATAGTTAACCCCAAACAGGAATCTGTGACTACACATAAGCATTCTCCTTTTACCAAGAAGAATAGGAAAAACCATGTTACTCTTTACCTGATACTCCTTGTCAGACTGTCACAAAAACTCCCTATAAAATGGCCtcaggtttgtgtttgtaacttGACAACTGATACTTTGACACTTTTACAAGGCACATGTTCACAGATGGTGATCAGaaagctttgattaaaaataaacaaagcttgaaaaaaaaaaaaaaaaaagcttaaaaaagctGAGAGTAATCATTTCAAGGCCAAAACTTTcagagaatatttaaaaatatcaagacATTTCCAGAAAAGCCAGAATATCGCAGcatgttttcactgtttctccttcctcctcattcagcagcagctctgctgttCTTTCTCCTCCACGTTAATACAAGGTTCAGCCTCTGCTGATGGccctttatatttttaatggtgCACTTAGCTGGCTCTCCGGTACTAAAATACATGCAGTGGCAACACTTGAGAAGACGCGCTTAACGGTTTCCAACCGCAGAAAGCTAAAGACGCAGAAGCGCTGTTAATGCAAAGGGAAGTCTGGGGGGTAAAGCGACGTCCAACAGGCGTCTGGCCAGAGATACGCCCACGAAACCGATTCTCAGAATGCAACAGGAAGGCCCTGACAGGCTGCCATGGTGACGTCAGATGTGGTTTCAGGGTTGATCTCTAATGCAACAAAACCCAGCAGAGCTTGTTTACCGTTAGTAAAAACACCCTGCAAAAACTAAGAGGGAgctcaaattactttttttttttttcagcgtcTTTTGTGTGATAAAAAAGACGTTACGCATGTTTGGCATTATTACATTAAAGCCACAGGGATGATAGAAGATGATCATCGTGCGTTTAGCTGTACTTCACCAAATCAGAAAAGAAGGCCACTAGatttatttgggttttctgcTGTACGAATGTGAAAAAGACCTGAATAGAAAAGGCGACGTCACCTACCGTTTCTGGGCTTCCTGTTTGCTGCGACATTGCTCACAGTAGTATTTGTACTCGCTGCATAACGTCTCTGTGTTGCTGAAGCCCCTGTTGAGCACAAAAAGGAGAACTCCTCTATAAATCTTCACTACGatctaacatttttttgttgggcctgatgaaataaataaaaaaaaaagaaaagaaaaagcaggacaACCTGAGACAGTGTGTGATCGAAGTGTTCTGCTCCACGTCCACCGACAGATCCAGGAAGTCCTCGTCCTTACTGCTCACCTGCAGCGACCAACAACAGGTGAATTGCTGACCAATCAAGGTGGAGCTGATCAGTCCCTGCAGGCCGTtgcaaggtgtgtgtgtgtgtgttttttttgttgttttttttttgtgattgctGCAGCCTAAAATTGCTGATTTTGTGGCACGATTCTTTCAAAAGAGTTGCACATTTTTTGCTCTGCTTTTGCCTTAACATGGTCTTACAAAAACGCTCAAGTTGCTGCACATAACCTTCCCCTTTTCTCCCCTCCGTCTTTCTGTTGTAGCAATAaagatttctttgaaatatttggaATGCAACAGTGGGCACAACAATTTCTTTACTGAACTTAAAAAGAATTTGGTCAATTCCTTGTTTTAACTAGCTAGAAAGCAATGTAAAACATGCTACAGCGTCAGCATTCTTGTTAACAAGCTTAATATTATACGACGGTATGGATTAACCAGTCAACGTTTAGCTAACATCGTCTGCATGCAGCACAGGCACTCAACTCAAGTTGGAAGAAAACTGTAGATCTGTTTGCCTTTTGGCTCTGGCTAATTTCTGGATATGACAGAGACCAGCAGCTCAGCTCAGCAGGATGTGAACGCTCATGGTGCGtttaaagacagtttttttttttttaatgacgtTTCTACATTGTACCTTGCAAGCAAATGGTATCGTCTAGCATCACATATACTTTCAGCGTGAACACGACGTTAAATTGGAAGCAGGCGAACGGGATTGTTCGTAATTCAGTCGAGTTGCAGTGATTGGTCAGGAGAGAAGGAACAACAGATTTGAGGAAAAGTTGCAATGAATTGTGAAAATCGCAAGTCCGCGGCTAAATCTGCAAATGATTAGTCGCAATGTTAACCgcttgataaattaaaacgagtttgataatttatatttgtgtgaTTTGTCGTTTTTCTCCAATCTGGTGCGCTGGTTTCAActagacatttttctttttcaaccagttttgtttatttattttaggtgtttaaaatgtcttccagttccagcaTTAAAGAGAATGTGCTCATGGATTATTATGCCATTTCTATCACATTACCAAAAacggtctcaaaacaacaatattatcgtttatcgccaTAAGCTCTGGGacgatttattgtccagcagaATTTCTTACGACACCCCTACAAACGAGGAGAAACGAACAAACGCCTACAAACGAGGAGGGAACTTCTGTCAACAGTCGCGACTTCCTGCAGGGACTGGCTAACGGAAGCGGCGGACGTGAAAACCCAGCTCACAGCTTCGCAGTTGAGGCAGCGCGTCTCGTTGGTCAGCGTTCCCTGGAAGATCTCGTGGACCCACGTCTGCTGCGTCTCCTTCCCACCGTCGCCTTCCCCTCCACCTCCCCCTCCGTCACCACATCCGCCTCCTCCGCTCCCGTTCTGCACCAGTTTTCCGTTCTGCTGTCGCTCCTGGCTCTTCTCCTCCTGGAGGAGGTCTGCGATAGTGTTGAGGAGGTAGTTGAGGAATTCGTGGGCGTCCTGCTGCATGTAGTTGTCAAACAACTCTGGGGAGGGGAGATGCGGACACGTCAAggagaaagataaatatttgatCGCGTTACAACCACAGATTTATGTGATCGACCGGGCCGGTCGACGGGAAGCCTGGTTATAGTTGACATGGGAacagatggagctaaatacagggaaATCcatgttcaccttccagcaagaCACTGATCTTAAACAGCCGGAGCTGTTCTGTGGTGGAATGGTTTggatcagtgtttctcaaatgCTTTCCATCATGCAACTTAAGTTGTACAACTTAAATGTTGCAAGTCTGGGaacaattcagttttttaactCAATAAGTAACATTTAATCAAGGCTGCTCAGTCTGCGTGGTTCTCAAGAGAAAAAGAGCGACTCAGTCACTGGGatgtaaaaccttttaaaactgtAAGCATGTAAGCACTTATCAGCTTCttcagtttgttctttttcaaaagGTATGTAGCTTTTCAAACACTTTTGGTGCAACATTTACATCAATATTGGTAATATTTCAACTTGTCAGAAGACATGAAAAGTGCAGAACAGTTTGCATTCATACCAAATAAGCTTCGTCTATTTTTCCTTGCCTTTTTATGCGAGCTACAGTTACTAGCTTACGACGGAGTATAAGAGCCAGACTAAGGTTTTAACtcgtaattttatgagaactgtAGCTACACCAAACTACGTTAAAATGAGGAATGCCGGACGCGGCGGCGGCACGCGGGACATGTACGTAGGCTTCAGTCCTCCACGCCGCCATGACAGGTTCGAGTCTCATCCTGTTGACCTTTGCCCCTCTCTCACAAACTACTTTCCTGTCgtttcactttcaaataaaggccagcagagagacacaaaaaaaatcttcttcttgTGAAATTATAGCTGGTATCGATTGTACAAGGAAATAAGCTTTTAACATATCGGGATCAAATTCTTATCAGGCGCAGGACTGAATCGATTGTTTAAACGAGTGTCCATTTCAAAGAACGAACCACAGACTTTATGAGGTGTCGATAACGCTATTGAACCCTTTTTCCATTAGAGCTAATTTTTCCTCATAATTTTACGACTTTATCTTTATTCTTCTAATACTATAACTACTAGCTTGGTCACAATACACCGTCATATTTGCTTTACTAACCTCTGCCGCCATTATTCTATTCACTGTCACAAACTTCTCCTTGGGCCTGTTTTCTGCTCCGACTTTAGTCACTCCGTGTGTCTACCGGTCTGTCTGTGTagactgctgctgctactgGCGTGAACACGCAGCCTGTCGATACATTTGAACACTACTGCCCCCTATTGACCGGAGGCTTCATTATCAGTCAAGaatgactaaaaacaagaattaagtCCCTCCTGCTTCTTACGCCCATTATTTCAGACGCATTGGTTTGGATAAAAGACATTCTTGTGTTAGAATTGATCATTTGGTAGTTTGGGATGCTTCACTTCCCACTGAACCAGTCGCTCACTGAGCTTTGAACTACTTCAGTCTCTAGGTATACAACGTTGGTTGacacaaaccaaaacaacatgCAGATGTAATTCCTGTGAAATCTGGATCTGCTGGACCAGAATACAAATGCGTGCCAAACtcctctgatttttatttgtaaacatttttcaacaccCGTATAATTCCTGTTGTTTTCCACCctacaattatgcactactttgtggcGGTCTTGTCACAGAAAATCcccatgtattttttttttctttcacttcacataaaatcccaattatcTCCATTAAAGTCCGTGTTTGTAATGTGGACAAAGTGTTGGACAAGTTCAAGATGTACGTCTAGTTTTGCAgggaaaaagaaacttttaaaccAAAGTAAAGTTTCAGAGACAAGTGGCGTCTGTGTGCCATTCTTTTGATTTGCTTCCTGCTCCATAATTTCACCAACAATATGACTTCCTCAGCTGTGTGATTAACTTCTCAGCTGATAGCCATCGTCCCCATCTCCTTCCCCTTTTCCAAGGCCGCTGCCTGCATCAGTACTCTCAGCTGCGCTGCTCCACCATGAAAGGAAGTTTGTTTCAATGACTCAATGTCTTTGTTCTAAGGACTTGGTGCTAAATGCTTCCCAGTGAGATTACAGGATGCCTCGCGCTCTGACATCAGCGGCAGCTGCACATTCTTCCAAAGCCGTTCCATGAATATTCTACGAGATTATTCTGCATCTTGACACAAGCCTCCCTCCTCACCGGCCGTCGACGCCTACCGTTTTCCTTCCTTAGCCGAGAGATGAATTTCTTGGGAGGGATGACTCcgacttttttcttctgggtGGCGATGCTGTTGAAAAGGTCGGCCAGGCAGGTGAGGAGGGACTCCTTCCTCCGAGGCTGCACCTGAGATCAACGGCACGAATCACAAAGGCTTCCATAACCTCCAATCATGTCTTTAACAAGAAACTGATACGTGCTTTAACGTGGGT from Gambusia affinis linkage group LG18, SWU_Gaff_1.0, whole genome shotgun sequence carries:
- the usp12b gene encoding ubiquitin carboxyl-terminal hydrolase 12, which produces MEILMTVRKIASICTMGANASALEKEIGPEQFPVNEHYFGLVNFGNTCYCNSVLQALYFCRPFREKVLAYKVQPRRKESLLTCLADLFNSIATQKKKVGVIPPKKFISRLRKENELFDNYMQQDAHEFLNYLLNTIADLLQEEKSQERQQNGKLVQNGSGGGGCGDGGGGGGEGDGGKETQQTWVHEIFQGTLTNETRCLNCEAVSSKDEDFLDLSVDVEQNTSITHCLRGFSNTETLCSEYKYYCEQCRSKQEAQKRMRVKKLPMILALHLKRFKYMDQLHRYTKLSYRVVFPLELRLFNTSGDATNPDRMYDLVAVVVHCGSGPNRGHYITIVKSHGFWLLFDDDIVEKIDAQAIEEFYGLTSDISKNSESGYILFYQSRD